Proteins found in one Acidobacteriota bacterium genomic segment:
- a CDS encoding AAA family ATPase produces the protein MLSRFIESRIIETLEKQLSFFLLGPRQTGKTTTLAGIFQSYEHIALNLMETKDRLRYERDPSLLAQEVSASGKKHVFIDEIQKVPAVLDDIQVLIDRDKKIFALTGSSARKLRNRNINLLPGRALHFRMDPLIYPEYRNALEIANVADLKRVLKNGELPGILTLVADSREKQAREVLSSYVTAYLEEEIRAEALVRNLGAFSRFLKLAAEASGGLLSMRSMAQDIGVTHATISGHFQVLEDSLVVERVDSLLPAGERGKLRKASKYIFFDTGVRNAAAEVLGPAEFTTEYWGSLFEQWIGLSILRMMRARGISGKLLYWRDYAGREIDWVIDLGDRWIPIEVKWGENIRPADIRHLEYFIETYRDKAGQGFIVFTGMRDRKIDDRITALSFRSFLERIFS, from the coding sequence ATGCTATCCAGATTCATCGAGTCCAGAATCATCGAAACCCTGGAAAAACAACTCTCTTTTTTCCTCCTTGGACCGAGACAGACAGGGAAAACAACGACTCTGGCCGGAATTTTCCAGTCCTATGAGCACATCGCACTCAACCTGATGGAGACAAAGGACCGGTTGCGATACGAGCGGGATCCGTCCCTGCTCGCCCAGGAGGTTTCGGCTTCCGGAAAAAAGCATGTCTTCATCGATGAAATCCAGAAAGTTCCGGCTGTGCTGGACGACATCCAAGTGCTGATCGACCGCGATAAAAAGATTTTCGCTTTGACGGGTTCTTCGGCAAGGAAGCTTCGAAATCGAAACATCAATCTTTTGCCCGGAAGAGCTCTTCATTTCCGTATGGATCCCCTGATCTATCCCGAATACAGGAATGCCCTCGAAATCGCGAATGTCGCGGATCTCAAGCGTGTTCTGAAAAATGGGGAGCTCCCGGGAATCCTGACTCTCGTCGCGGATTCCCGCGAAAAACAGGCGCGCGAAGTCCTTTCATCCTACGTGACCGCCTATCTGGAAGAGGAGATCCGGGCCGAAGCCCTGGTCAGAAATCTCGGTGCATTCTCAAGATTCTTGAAGCTGGCCGCGGAAGCCTCGGGCGGACTTCTCAGCATGAGGTCCATGGCCCAGGATATCGGGGTGACCCACGCCACGATATCCGGACATTTCCAGGTTCTCGAAGATTCCCTGGTCGTCGAAAGAGTCGACTCCCTCCTCCCGGCCGGAGAGCGCGGGAAGCTTCGCAAAGCCTCGAAATACATCTTTTTCGACACCGGCGTCCGAAACGCCGCGGCCGAAGTGCTCGGACCGGCCGAGTTCACCACAGAATACTGGGGAAGCCTTTTCGAACAATGGATCGGCCTGTCCATTCTCCGGATGATGAGAGCCCGGGGGATTTCCGGCAAACTTCTGTATTGGAGGGATTATGCCGGAAGGGAAATCGACTGGGTGATCGACCTCGGCGATCGCTGGATCCCCATCGAAGTCAAGTGGGGGGAGAACATCAGGCCGGCGGATATCCGGCACCTGGAATATTTCATCGAGACCTACAGGGACAAGGCCGGTCAAGGCTTCATCGTCTTCACCGGAATGAGAGACAGGAAAATCGACGACCGAATCACCGCCCTGTCCTTCCGAAGCTTCCTGGAAAGAATCTTTTCCTGA
- a CDS encoding TldD/PmbA family protein, which yields MNNPKMPKLMDRRSFLGKSLCSGALVVSLPLWKQLAFAGVDPLEDVQKAAAFPVTREDLARLLKTALGRGGEFAEVYFEYTVSNSISLDEDKISSAVRGLDMGAGIRVLHGEKTGYAFSDDLDFARLEEAAATAALIASGAAAPAPGLFRVLEPPSYYQVRIPPDSVAARDKIALLLKANAAARAFDKRITQVGVGFGDTTKKILIANSDGLYVEDLQTLTRFGASASALEGDKRAMGYESKSGAYGFEHFDAAQAELFGRTAAEMAVRLLPAEDAPAGEFPIVIAAGFGGIFFHEAIGHSLEADGIRKKTSCFWDKLGQPIASPAVTLADDGTWKGGWGAVNVDDEGHVGRNTVLIDKGVCTSFIQDRLNAGLMKTKQTGNGRRESYQHYPIPRMTNTYLLPGGDAPEDIVKSVDKGLFIAKIGGGNVQPTTGRFVFSVTEGYMIEGGKVAQPLKGIMLMGNGPDVLMNISRVASDLVVIGGGSCGKAGQSKPVGFGNPTLKVDKITVGGARV from the coding sequence ATGAATAATCCCAAGATGCCCAAATTGATGGACCGGCGGTCCTTCCTGGGCAAAAGCCTTTGCTCGGGAGCGCTGGTCGTTTCGCTTCCCCTCTGGAAGCAACTGGCTTTCGCCGGGGTCGATCCCCTGGAAGACGTCCAAAAGGCGGCCGCCTTTCCCGTCACCAGGGAGGACCTGGCCCGGCTGCTCAAAACGGCCCTCGGCCGGGGCGGGGAATTTGCCGAGGTGTATTTCGAATACACCGTCAGCAACAGCATCTCCCTCGACGAGGATAAGATCTCCTCGGCCGTCCGCGGCCTGGACATGGGCGCCGGTATCCGGGTCCTTCACGGCGAGAAGACCGGTTACGCTTTCTCCGACGACCTGGATTTCGCCCGCCTCGAGGAAGCGGCGGCGACAGCCGCCCTCATCGCCTCGGGCGCGGCCGCTCCGGCTCCCGGATTGTTCCGCGTCCTCGAACCGCCCTCCTATTACCAGGTCCGGATCCCCCCGGATTCCGTCGCCGCGCGCGACAAGATCGCTCTCCTCCTCAAAGCCAATGCGGCCGCCCGGGCCTTCGACAAAAGAATCACCCAGGTCGGCGTCGGCTTCGGCGACACCACGAAAAAGATCCTCATCGCCAATTCCGACGGCCTCTATGTCGAAGATCTCCAGACTCTGACCCGCTTCGGCGCCAGCGCCTCGGCCCTCGAAGGCGACAAGCGCGCCATGGGTTACGAGTCGAAGTCGGGCGCCTACGGTTTCGAACACTTCGATGCGGCCCAGGCCGAGCTCTTCGGCCGCACGGCCGCCGAGATGGCCGTCCGGCTCCTCCCGGCGGAGGATGCCCCGGCCGGCGAGTTCCCGATCGTCATCGCCGCCGGATTCGGGGGCATCTTCTTCCACGAGGCCATCGGCCACAGTCTCGAAGCCGACGGCATCCGGAAAAAAACATCCTGTTTCTGGGACAAGCTCGGCCAGCCCATCGCCTCCCCCGCCGTCACCCTGGCCGACGACGGCACCTGGAAGGGCGGCTGGGGCGCCGTCAACGTGGACGACGAGGGCCACGTCGGACGGAACACTGTCCTGATCGATAAAGGGGTCTGCACAAGCTTCATCCAGGACCGCCTGAATGCGGGGCTGATGAAGACGAAACAGACGGGCAACGGACGCCGCGAGTCCTACCAGCACTATCCCATCCCGCGCATGACGAACACCTACCTCCTGCCCGGCGGAGACGCCCCCGAGGACATTGTCAAGTCCGTCGACAAAGGCCTCTTCATCGCCAAGATCGGCGGCGGCAACGTCCAGCCGACGACGGGGCGCTTCGTGTTCTCCGTCACCGAGGGCTACATGATCGAGGGCGGAAAGGTGGCGCAACCGCTTAAGGGCATCATGCTCATGGGCAACGGGCCGGACGTCCTCATGAACATCTCCCGGGTCGCCTCGGACCTCGTGGTCATCGGCGGCGGGAGCTGCGGCAAGGCCGGCCAGTCCAAGCCGGTCGGCTTCGGAAACCCCACTCTTAAAGTCGACAAGATCACCGTGGGCGGGGCAAGGGTCTGA